The DNA region CAGTGAACATAAGTAATAACACACTCTGTCAGAGAATAAATCAGGTGCTAGCTGAGGAAGAAGTCAAAAAAAGACACTGGTAGTAGATAGGACATGTCGTGTGAAAGCCACCAACCTGAATCACATAGGAACTATAATACTCAGAAGTGAATGTCTGCATGCAGATAGAAAGCTGTTCGAATTtcacataaagtaaaaataagggtaatgaaaaacaaaattaataacAAATATAATTTAACTGATTTCGATTGAAAATTATCGTTTTGTGAACATGCACTGTTTGCGTTGACAACATGAAGAGAATTGTAGGGCCACATCTGTTTTAAAAAGTAATTCAAGCAAGCAGTGCCGATTCTATTAAAaagttttgataagcagcgtggttaaatacaacaaaatatttattattaggcTTTAAACTAGTCAACTGTTCTACTGTGAATATTTCAGCTGGTTGAAGGTATTGGATGTTGAAGTTGCTGCGCTTGTTTGTTTATGTTGTGTACTGAACGTCGGCAACCCAATTGATGCTCGCAATATGTCAGCTACTGACCAAATCCGTGCCCTTCTGGATGAATATATGGGAACAACCCGAAATGGTAAGTTATCTCCTCAAAGTTTGTTGCTTGATATGTATTGTCAAATGGCCCACGACTTTCTAAGTGCGTAGATAAGGTTTTTCTGAGCTTTGCACTCAATTTGTCTCTTCATTATTTTTAAGGTGTTCATGAATGTGTTTGTGCGGTTGAATGTCAATTCATGTAAGTAAAGGGTCTGAGGGTTATTTGATGGTTTAGATGTTAAATGTAAATGCGTTAATTTTTCCTATTCTATGAAAATTGTTGACCGCATATACTGGTAACGCCTATTTAGGACAAGAACCAAGGATAGAGTTTGATAATCCTCGCGTCTGTAAAAGTTATCTACTGGATTGTTGTCCAAATGAAATATTATCGGGAACGGTAGGTCTTTGATTTTTTTAACCATGTTTAGCGAATGGACTTGGGAAACTGCCTTTTCATACATGATCCTGCTCATAAGGCAGATTATCGCAAAGAACCAGACACGAAGAAATTCCAGTATGAGCTCGATGTAAGTTACcttgatatatgtatatttcgaaGGCACTAGAGCATTTAGAGGCTTTCATTCGGGACTGCGACCAACGTACGGATGTTGCGAAGGCAAAGCTGCGGGAGACACAGGAAGAATTAACAGACGAAGCTTCACAAAAGGCTGAACATATAAATCAACTAAGCGAGCAAATAGGAACAAAGTTAGCTAAGGCTGAACAGCTTGGCGCAGATGGTCATGTTGAGGAATCTTTGAAACTTATGAAGGAGGTTGAAGAATTGAACTTGGAAAAAGCTAAAAGTGAAGCAGATTTGCGGACTGCTATACCAACAAGCACTTATCAGCAACAGAAGCTTCGGGTCTGTGAGGTTTGTTCTGCTTATCTTGGTGTGCACGACAATGATCGTCGACTCGCAGACCATTTCGGAGGAAAATTGCATCTGGGTTTCATTGAGATTCGGCAAAAATTAGCTGAGTTGAGGCAGTATGTGAACGAAAATCATATTGTTCGCAGGCGCAGGTTTGAAGGGTACAACAGATCCATTTTTATCACAGTGGAGGAGAGACGTGAAAAAGAGCGTATTCGCGAACGCGAACGTGAGCTTGAAAAAAGTGAACGTCGACAGAAATCCAGAAGTCGTAGTCGTTCACGGAGTCATTCTCACAGTCGGAGGCATAGTCGTCACCGTAATGGAAAACATTCCCATAGAAGTAGAAAACGACACCACCGCTCTTCCAATAGAAAAAGTGAAGATCGTCACTGACAGATATTTTAACACTTGTATAATATTATCTCCGATTCCTAACctgtatttattttttgttcTTTAATGCATCGTCCCAGTAAACTTGTTTCTGTGATTTGCATTcagttttgttttataaattgAATGTTTTGCATTAtccatttaaaatattttaccatTCGGTGTTTATCACCATCGCAAAAATAACAACCTATGTAATCGAATACTCGTATAAACCAATGTGGTTTGATTAAAAGACTACTCAAGTAATGCGCCAATTCTGTGACGTGATCAGTTTGTGGGGCCTGTTTAGTCCTGAAACCGCCGTTACTTTTTTTCTGAGCTACAGATAGGACCAGTGATGTACGTAGCAAATGTCTAGTATATCGTGTGATATAACCATGTACAGACTTATACCCTTAACCTTGTATCAGGAGCAAGTATACGACTCAGCTATCTGAAGTGGGTGTATGGAAGGTTGATCCTGTTGCACAAAAAGGTGTCACCACTCTGATTGGCGTATAACTAATAAAAAAAACCCAATGTGCTGCATTAGAGTGGTTATCTTATTCCATCAGAACCCGCTAGTCACACATGTGAAGGCAAAGGCACGAGCATTCGATTTTTGTTAACGTGAGTTCGCTCAACAAAAATTTCGGACATGTCACATACTGACCTAGAAATACTTGGATATGCTTTGCCTATTATTTCCGTTTTGGGTTCACTTCCACCTGCTTCAACACCTAATGCTAAAATTTTAAACTAACGGAGCATTCGTAATTCCCTGAAGCTTCACCGTTGGTCCATGACTTCACTAAAATTACCGAAAGAGCTGTAAATGACGCCCGTCGACAAATTGTGTACCACAATACCTTCGACACCTGATTAAAGAAGGGAAGTAACTCACCAAATCTTAAACAATGCTAATTCCAAATCGGACTACATCTGACTTTCTTAGTAAGTTAACGAGTAAGGATTAGTATACAGTTGTGAATCACTTATTGTTACCTTGTTATTGAGACGCGAATAGGACTGAGTGGCGTACGGTACGTTGGTCGTCATAACTGTAAAGTTCGGGTCCCGACTATCGCATACGGATGGTCCCTGCATAGAACTGGACTTCCTTGAGAGTAAACGTCTCGGGAACTGTCTTGTTTTCATGTCCCTCAATCGTTTAAATGTCTACCTCAACTGACCAGATGAACTGCGAAATTGTTAATGCATCATCTTCATTTCCACCTCACATAATGGGTTCTAGCTAGGAAAAATCAGTTTGTGACCCTTTTGAAATCTTGGGCTGGTGTATGACTCTGTATAGCACAATCCGTGTTGTTGACTACTAGTAATGTGGTCCCGTTTCCCTGCTAATCAGTAAACGACTACATTCCATACCGGTCTTTCCTATATCATTTAAAGCCTGCTGGGAATGGGGTTTTAAAGGTAGTTGTTCATAGATTACCATTACTTAGTGAGGATTGATGCTCGCCTCCGGTGAGTTCGAGTAATTGGCCTAGACGTTGCAAGGAAAGCGCTACGCTCTTGTCAGACTTCACTACTTAGCAAGGCATTTGGACTTACAAGTGATTAGGCGAGGACCTGGTGCTTTGCGCACCGACCCGGCTGGGAAGGGGTACTTATCCGTAAAAGTTTGGAGAACTTCCAGGTCGAAACATGAGATGTCTATAAGGTTACTGACGCTTAGACTTGGCTGTGCGGATTAGTTTAAGGTTTAGACTGGTTTCATAAGATCATCTGATTGACAAGTGACAGCCTGAAATCAGGCACAATGGTGATGCATTTGTTCTTTCTTTTCAGCCGTAAGCATATTCAACACAATCCCTCAATTCTATGCTATGCCGATTCCTGCAAGTGACCAACTTGCGTGCATATGTTTTTAGTCTTCTTGTTTGAACCGAATCCACACGGATTGATAGACACATCCTATTGTTCATGCATATCATTCTGTGGGAACTAATTCTGATCCGTTCTCACAAACTAAGATCTCAATGCAGCTACTAGTTCCTAAATCCTTCTAAGTTCATAGGTGtcgttaccaaggtttgacttgataatttcaaataaattgggcATCGGGTAGGTTGCTATGGATGAAGGTCTGTTTGTAATATCTCGacgagtagaaaaattaagttTAATTAGTACTATATAAACTTgggttaatttaatttgtttgatTATCTTATGAAGAAGTGGTTTACGTTGAGCCTCGATACATCAGAAACCTAgacttaatttttctactcactgtGATACTACATATACATTATTTTTACTTCCTAAGTTCAGTTATTTAGTTTGCCTAAGTATCCATTCATACATACCATTCTACTCACTGTTCTCGAACTATGTATTAAATATTTGCTCCTTTCTACTATCATTGTTGTTACGATAACTTCGACTCAAGTGATATTCATCTTGTCAATTCTACTTCAATGCTAGTGTAGTATGACAACTTCAACTGACATCAATGCCATGGTGTTTATGATTGACTGAGTTAACTCTCGCAACCTCTAAACTTAGCTAAGATCGTGGGAAATTAGGTCAGAGGTATAAATTTAGCGAACATTATTCAAAGTGCTAACAAAGATCATCTTGTTCTGACACAGGCAAGAATCAATACGTGTATTAAATCATTACATTGTGCAAGTGAATTCCCCGTTTACACTGTCAGTATTAAACGGGTGCAGTCATTTCAAAAGATAGTCAGATTTTTTGAGTCAGGTGAGAGTTGTTTGACAAAGTAAATTCTCGACGTCGTAGACGGGATTAAAAATAGATATCAACATGTTCACGATCCATCACCGACACGACATAAACGCTAACTCACCTTCCTGAAATACTCAGCAATGTACAATAACATGGAACTCAATAGGGATATTTCcaacattttttaaattatgcAATCTAACTAAAGATTCCTGTAAACGAAAGCTTCTCATACTTGATGTATAGCTGACTTCATAAATGTGTTAGGAATTGTAAACACCGTTTCTGCTTAAACTAAAAAAAAGGACATTTTAGCTAAGGAATTCTATGTGGGGTCTTTTTACGCTTAGACTGCGGGAAGAGCAATTCATGGCCGCAATAGAATACCGAGAGTTTGATTCGCATTAATATATAAAAGGTGCAAGTTGGAGAATCCCGTTAAATAGGCAAACTATAGTGCTTATTTAGCCCCAATAAAACAGTGTACGGAGGATATAGTTCTGGCTTGAAAAGTTTCGATAAATCTCGAGTATTTATAACTAATTAACggagtcagtcagctacaacgtaggaccaggcacatatatgcatcggtccaagttgctacacctcattaacacaacatgaTGGagaccggattcataaaagtagttaattcagaggtggtaatatataaaagaaagattgcaataaggatatagtacaggaagaaagaattagttcgtagaaagaaaaatatgaagcgattttaatctcttggtttaagggaagacagagagtgtatacaccgacgccattgtgatagattctg from Schistosoma haematobium chromosome ZW, whole genome shotgun sequence includes:
- the LUC7L_1 gene encoding putative RNA-binding protein Luc7-like 1 (EggNog:ENOG410V97M~COG:A) translates to MSATDQIRALLDEYMGTTRNGQEPRIEFDNPRVCKSYLLDCCPNEILSGTRMDLGNCLFIHDPAHKADYRKEPDTKKFQYELDALEHLEAFIRDCDQRTDVAKAKLRETQEELTDEASQKAEHINQLSEQIGTKLAKAEQLGADGHVEESLKLMKEVEELNLEKAKSEADLRTAIPTSTYQQQKLRVCEVCSAYLGVHDNDRRLADHFGGKLHLGFIEIRQKLAELRQYVNENHIVRRRRFEGYNRSIFITVEERREKERIRERERELEKSERRQKSRSRSRSRSHSHSRRHSRHRNGKHSHRSRKRHHRSSNRKSEDRH
- the LUC7L_1 gene encoding putative RNA-binding protein Luc7-like 1, variant 3 (EggNog:ENOG410V97M~COG:A), whose product is MYISKALEHLEAFIRDCDQRTDVAKAKLRETQEELTDEASQKAEHINQLSEQIGTKLAKAEQLGADGHVEESLKLMKEVEELNLEKAKSEADLRTAIPTSTYQQQKLRVCEVCSAYLGVHDNDRRLADHFGGKLHLGFIEIRQKLAELRQYVNENHIVRRRRFEGYNRSIFITVEERREKERIRERERELEKSERRQKSRSRSRSRSHSHSRRHSRHRNGKHSHRSRKRHHRSSNRKSEDRH
- the LUC7L_1 gene encoding putative RNA-binding protein Luc7-like 1, variant 2 (EggNog:ENOG410V97M~COG:A); this encodes MKEVEELNLEKAKSEADLRTAIPTSTYQQQKLRVCEVCSAYLGVHDNDRRLADHFGGKLHLGFIEIRQKLAELRQYVNENHIVRRRRFEGYNRSIFITVEERREKERIRERERELEKSERRQKSRSRSRSRSHSHSRRHSRHRNGKHSHRSRKRHHRSSNRKSEDRH